From a single Lentisphaera profundi genomic region:
- a CDS encoding Gfo/Idh/MocA family oxidoreductase, whose product MKFNRRKLLSAATAASVFQIVPRRLLGGEGYTAPSNELTRGIIGCGGMGNGHMRYRGSRVLALSDVKQGSLNAGINKFKAKKQHVDGYADFRDMLARPDIDIISVVTPPHWHGTMAILAAEAGKDVWCEKPMTRTIGEGQRLVDACRRNGTILRINTWFRMTGNFYGMGAPVKQVKKAVDSGMLGWPLTVTVGSGQGFAWKHNWKGKPLQEAQEIPGHTDYDMWLGPAPLKPFTHDRTSPNFRGYWDYDGGGLGDMAMHYLDPVQHFLGKDKTSPIKVEVMTDDQHPDAVGPWKRVTLTYADGCKIVLDGDGSLKNDPYIQGSKGKIDRGFQSDIPDFHRKLAAIPDPVDLNSDFHVNVKNRQKFPLNEVNGHRSCTLVNLSKIGLRLNRTLHYDPIKEVFIKDDAANRYIHQPMRAPWNLI is encoded by the coding sequence ATGAAATTCAACCGTCGTAAACTCTTAAGTGCGGCTACAGCTGCTAGTGTTTTTCAAATCGTTCCCCGTCGCCTACTCGGCGGAGAGGGTTACACCGCTCCAAGTAACGAACTTACCCGCGGTATCATTGGCTGTGGTGGCATGGGAAATGGCCATATGAGGTATCGAGGATCACGAGTCCTCGCCTTATCCGATGTCAAACAAGGTTCCTTAAATGCAGGCATTAATAAATTTAAAGCCAAAAAGCAACACGTCGATGGCTATGCTGATTTCAGAGATATGCTCGCGCGTCCCGATATTGATATCATCTCGGTTGTAACTCCTCCCCACTGGCATGGCACTATGGCCATCTTAGCTGCAGAAGCGGGTAAAGATGTCTGGTGCGAAAAACCCATGACAAGAACTATTGGCGAAGGACAACGCTTAGTTGATGCCTGCCGTCGCAATGGCACCATTCTGCGCATCAATACTTGGTTCCGAATGACCGGTAATTTTTATGGCATGGGCGCACCTGTCAAACAAGTCAAAAAAGCTGTTGATAGCGGCATGCTTGGCTGGCCGCTCACAGTAACGGTCGGCAGTGGTCAGGGCTTTGCATGGAAACATAACTGGAAAGGCAAGCCTCTACAAGAAGCACAAGAGATACCAGGCCATACTGATTATGATATGTGGTTAGGTCCTGCTCCTTTAAAACCTTTTACCCATGACCGCACAAGCCCTAACTTTCGTGGCTACTGGGATTATGATGGTGGTGGCCTTGGTGATATGGCAATGCATTATTTAGATCCCGTTCAACACTTCCTCGGTAAAGATAAAACAAGTCCTATCAAAGTTGAAGTCATGACCGATGATCAACACCCTGATGCTGTTGGCCCCTGGAAACGAGTCACGTTAACTTATGCGGATGGCTGTAAAATTGTTCTTGATGGTGATGGCTCACTCAAAAACGATCCCTACATCCAAGGATCTAAAGGCAAAATCGATCGTGGTTTTCAGTCAGATATCCCCGATTTCCATCGTAAGCTTGCGGCGATTCCTGATCCAGTAGATCTCAATAGTGATTTCCATGTAAACGTCAAAAATCGTCAAAAGTTCCCCCTCAATGAAGTGAATGGACATCGTTCCTGTACGCTTGTAAATCTCTCCAAAATCGGACTTCGCCTTAATCGAACTCTTCACTATGATCCGATTAAAGAAGTTTTTATCAAGGATGATGCCGCCAATAGATACATTCACCAGCCCATGCGTGCGCCATGGAACTTAATTTAA
- a CDS encoding 3-keto-disaccharide hydrolase, with protein MKLINCLTLTFLTVLFTCSSSASTTDDGFTKIFNGENFDGWTILKHPHKRYQKIVQDENFGHLIKNGAIVTQAAPGNLYTTKQYSDYILRFEFKLEAAANNGLALRAPLKGIPAYANFELQILDNSSKKYAKLKPYQYHGSLYGQKAAKRGFLKPLGEWNSQEVSIIGTEVKVILNGTVILEANLKDYKKATFQRPKGHLCFAGHGAGVSLREIYIKDLTQ; from the coding sequence ATGAAATTAATTAATTGTCTCACACTTACTTTTCTCACAGTCCTATTCACTTGTTCATCAAGCGCCTCTACGACTGATGATGGCTTTACTAAAATCTTCAACGGCGAAAACTTTGATGGTTGGACAATTTTAAAACATCCTCATAAACGCTATCAAAAAATAGTTCAGGATGAAAATTTTGGTCACCTTATCAAAAATGGAGCCATTGTTACCCAAGCAGCTCCAGGTAATCTCTATACGACCAAGCAGTACAGTGATTATATACTACGCTTTGAATTTAAACTGGAGGCCGCCGCTAATAATGGCTTAGCTTTAAGAGCCCCTTTGAAAGGTATCCCCGCTTACGCCAATTTTGAACTTCAGATCCTCGATAACAGTTCTAAAAAATATGCGAAACTCAAACCCTACCAGTACCACGGTTCTCTTTATGGCCAAAAGGCTGCTAAACGCGGCTTCCTAAAGCCTTTAGGCGAATGGAACTCACAAGAAGTCAGTATTATTGGCACAGAAGTTAAAGTTATCCTCAATGGCACCGTGATTTTAGAAGCCAATTTAAAAGATTATAAAAAAGCTACTTTTCAACGACCAAAAGGACATCTGTGTTTTGCTGGGCACGGAGCAGGTGTTAGCTTACGTGAGATCTATATAAAAGACCTCACTCAATAA
- a CDS encoding 3-keto-disaccharide hydrolase produces the protein MNLLKTCSALLFILISTSYASTNNQDLKFTTLFEKGADLEQNWIGNFPGYKVVDDTLVIQNRGGNIYTKKAYQDYVFQFEFKLEAGANNGVGIRAPHPQDRTIKRHDPAYSTVEIQILDNTAPKYAKLKDYQFHGSAYGIAAAKKGAEKALGEWNQQEIRLQGNHLIVTLNNQVILDTDISEGDAGKYALGRNRASGHICFAGHGPGVAIRNVKVAELDNSFTLAKEDNIAPEAFTALFDGKSFTNWKGLLERPFDKPHKRRGLAPEKLKALQAKADESMNQHWHLQDGVLFFDGGKGGHSLVTAKKYGNFEFHCSWKIAPNSDSGLYLRGLPQVQIWDPADVKAHKHGSDKGSGGLWNNKKLGRWPLVVADKPAGEWNHFFIRMIGDRVTIWLNSKLIVNDAPLENLWEKGKPIPVMEQIELQCHGDPVWFKNISIREL, from the coding sequence ATGAATTTATTAAAAACCTGCAGTGCATTACTCTTTATTCTTATCAGCACTTCCTATGCGAGCACAAATAATCAAGACCTAAAATTCACCACGCTCTTTGAAAAAGGCGCTGATCTCGAGCAAAACTGGATTGGTAATTTTCCTGGTTATAAAGTTGTTGATGATACCTTAGTGATTCAAAATAGAGGTGGTAATATTTACACCAAGAAAGCTTATCAAGACTATGTTTTCCAATTTGAATTCAAACTCGAAGCTGGAGCCAATAACGGAGTTGGTATTCGTGCCCCCCACCCACAAGACAGAACCATTAAGCGTCACGATCCCGCTTACTCAACAGTAGAGATTCAAATCCTAGATAATACCGCTCCCAAATATGCTAAACTGAAAGATTATCAATTTCATGGTTCCGCCTATGGTATTGCTGCAGCCAAAAAAGGTGCAGAAAAAGCTTTAGGTGAATGGAACCAGCAAGAGATTCGTCTGCAGGGCAATCACCTGATCGTCACCCTCAATAATCAAGTCATTCTCGATACCGATATCTCCGAAGGCGATGCCGGTAAATACGCTCTTGGTCGCAATCGTGCTAGTGGTCATATCTGTTTTGCTGGACATGGTCCTGGCGTTGCTATTCGCAATGTAAAAGTCGCAGAATTAGATAATTCTTTCACGCTCGCTAAAGAAGATAATATCGCACCAGAAGCTTTCACGGCTCTTTTCGATGGCAAGTCTTTTACTAACTGGAAAGGTTTGCTCGAACGTCCTTTCGATAAACCCCACAAGCGCAGAGGCCTGGCTCCAGAGAAATTAAAAGCACTTCAGGCTAAAGCAGACGAGTCTATGAATCAGCATTGGCACCTTCAAGACGGCGTTCTCTTCTTTGATGGTGGAAAAGGCGGCCACAGCCTCGTTACAGCTAAAAAATACGGAAATTTTGAGTTTCATTGTTCATGGAAAATTGCCCCAAATAGTGATTCAGGTCTTTATCTACGTGGCTTACCACAAGTACAAATTTGGGATCCTGCCGACGTTAAAGCTCATAAACATGGTTCAGACAAAGGCTCTGGTGGTCTTTGGAATAACAAAAAACTTGGCAGATGGCCTCTAGTTGTGGCGGATAAGCCCGCTGGTGAATGGAATCACTTTTTCATTCGCATGATCGGTGATCGTGTCACTATCTGGCTCAATTCTAAACTTATTGTGAATGATGCTCCTCTCGAGAATCTCTGGGAAAAAGGTAAGCCGATTCCAGTCATGGAACAAATCGAACTTCAGTGCCATGGCGATCCCGTTTGGTTCAAAAATATCTCCATTCGCGAACTCTAG
- a CDS encoding Gfo/Idh/MocA family protein has protein sequence MSNIKILVVGCGNMGRSHALAYHQLDGFEICGIVSRGDSKETLNKELGGGYPLFSDYSLALKETKADAVCISTYPDTHEAYAVEAFEAGAHVFLEKPVAPTVEGCERVVAAATKANKKLVVGYILRHHPSWIKFIDLAQDLGKPLVMRMNLNQQSHGKMWDTHKNLMNSMSPIVDCGVHYIDVMCQMTKAKPIRVSAIGARLSEELNPGMYNYGQLQVSFDDGSVGWYEAGWGPMASTKAFFIKDVWGPKGSATITAQNASSEDQSDNVDAHTKTEQIRLHHAEIDSNNEFTKPDEWISTEDEPDHDGLCKREQKYFLEAIQNNTDLTDHMQDAINSLKIVLAADEAFKTGLTIQL, from the coding sequence ATGTCAAATATTAAAATACTTGTTGTCGGCTGTGGTAATATGGGCCGTTCCCATGCTCTCGCCTACCACCAATTAGATGGCTTTGAAATCTGTGGCATCGTCTCACGTGGCGATAGCAAAGAAACTCTCAATAAAGAACTCGGTGGAGGCTATCCACTCTTTAGCGATTACTCACTCGCACTCAAAGAAACCAAAGCTGATGCGGTCTGTATCTCGACTTACCCCGATACCCACGAAGCTTATGCGGTCGAAGCTTTTGAAGCCGGCGCTCACGTATTTCTTGAAAAGCCTGTTGCCCCCACTGTTGAAGGTTGCGAACGCGTAGTTGCCGCCGCCACTAAAGCCAATAAGAAACTTGTTGTGGGTTACATTTTACGCCACCACCCTTCGTGGATTAAATTTATCGATCTCGCTCAAGATCTCGGTAAACCACTCGTCATGCGCATGAACCTCAATCAACAGTCACATGGCAAAATGTGGGATACACATAAAAACCTGATGAATTCTATGTCTCCCATCGTGGATTGTGGGGTTCATTATATTGACGTCATGTGCCAAATGACCAAAGCAAAACCGATTCGCGTCAGTGCCATTGGTGCACGTTTGAGTGAAGAGCTCAATCCTGGCATGTACAATTATGGTCAGCTACAGGTAAGTTTCGATGACGGCTCAGTGGGTTGGTACGAAGCTGGTTGGGGCCCCATGGCCTCTACCAAGGCCTTTTTTATTAAAGATGTTTGGGGACCAAAAGGTAGTGCTACTATTACTGCCCAAAATGCCTCTAGTGAAGATCAATCCGACAATGTCGATGCCCATACAAAAACTGAGCAAATCCGCCTTCATCATGCGGAGATTGATTCCAATAACGAATTTACTAAACCAGACGAATGGATTTCTACCGAAGATGAACCCGATCACGATGGCCTTTGCAAACGTGAACAAAAGTACTTCCTCGAAGCCATTCAAAATAATACCGATCTTACTGATCACATGCAAGATGCTATCAACTCCCTCAAAATCGTTTTAGCGGCTGACGAAGCCTTTAAAACGGGTCTCACAATTCAACTCTAA
- a CDS encoding MFS transporter: MSPDPQNKSIITKLSIMMFLQFFIWGAWYVTAPNFLVTIGFGAEDFGWTYSVGPIAGMITPLFVGMIADRFFPAQIVMGVMHLLGATFMFLATGYMDGNASATTINWFFFGHMLSFYPTLALTNTIAMKNMTNSEKQFPIVRVFGTAGWIVAGLSLSWFAFDNSINMFKISASAAAILGVFSFMLPNTPPVKSDKKITAGELLGLNALALLKDRSYLIFMISSILICIPLAFYYQMTSRIVQLVGLPIGQTMSYGQMSEVLFMLVMPLFFARLGIKKMLFLGMLCWVIRYALFAIGTPQQISWMIIVGIIIHGICYDFFFVTGQIYTDRVAPEKLKGQAQGLLVLLTLGVGMFIGAQVASKVEAKYTPPVVAENGKMIQELAIEIKSLTESTSTLQGAELENIEKEIATLSKQQGDLAMSNLKALNWKMIWGIPAVMALIVLIFFTLFFKEPQNADDPQAELTH; the protein is encoded by the coding sequence GTGAGCCCTGATCCACAAAATAAGTCTATCATTACCAAACTCTCAATAATGATGTTTTTGCAATTCTTTATTTGGGGAGCTTGGTACGTTACAGCACCAAATTTTTTGGTGACAATTGGTTTTGGCGCTGAAGATTTTGGTTGGACTTATTCAGTAGGCCCGATTGCAGGAATGATCACTCCCTTATTTGTAGGAATGATTGCCGATCGGTTTTTCCCAGCTCAAATCGTCATGGGTGTCATGCACCTACTTGGGGCAACATTTATGTTCTTAGCTACCGGATATATGGACGGAAATGCCTCTGCAACGACTATTAACTGGTTTTTCTTCGGACACATGTTGAGTTTTTACCCAACTCTCGCACTCACCAATACAATTGCCATGAAAAATATGACCAATTCGGAAAAGCAGTTTCCTATTGTTCGTGTTTTTGGAACAGCAGGTTGGATTGTCGCAGGCCTTTCATTGAGCTGGTTCGCTTTTGATAACAGCATAAATATGTTTAAAATCTCAGCTTCGGCGGCTGCTATACTCGGTGTTTTCAGTTTTATGCTCCCCAATACTCCACCAGTTAAATCTGATAAAAAAATCACTGCAGGAGAACTACTCGGACTCAACGCGCTCGCTCTTTTAAAAGATCGCTCCTACCTTATCTTCATGATCAGCTCAATTCTCATTTGTATCCCACTTGCTTTTTACTATCAAATGACTAGTCGTATCGTTCAACTTGTGGGCCTCCCCATTGGCCAAACTATGTCTTACGGTCAAATGTCAGAAGTGCTTTTCATGCTTGTAATGCCGCTATTTTTTGCCCGTCTAGGAATTAAAAAGATGTTATTCCTCGGAATGCTTTGCTGGGTTATTCGTTACGCTTTATTTGCTATTGGTACACCACAGCAAATTTCCTGGATGATTATTGTAGGTATTATTATTCACGGTATTTGTTATGATTTCTTTTTTGTTACTGGACAAATTTATACAGACAGAGTCGCACCTGAAAAATTAAAGGGGCAAGCTCAAGGCTTATTAGTACTTTTAACTCTTGGCGTAGGAATGTTTATCGGCGCTCAAGTAGCTAGTAAAGTCGAAGCGAAATATACTCCTCCAGTTGTCGCTGAAAATGGTAAAATGATACAAGAATTGGCCATTGAAATAAAATCCCTGACGGAATCTACTTCTACATTACAAGGAGCTGAATTAGAAAATATCGAAAAAGAAATCGCTACTCTAAGTAAGCAACAAGGTGATTTGGCAATGAGCAATTTAAAAGCTCTTAACTGGAAAATGATTTGGGGCATCCCTGCAGTCATGGCTCTGATCGTACTGATTTTCTTCACTCTCTTTTTCAAAGAACCGCAAAATGCGGATGATCCACAAGCTGAACTCACTCATTAA
- a CDS encoding sulfatase-like hydrolase/transferase, with the protein MKIKFTIFFILSLSSFIHATDRPNILFILADDQSPFDLKIYDPKSPLDTPALDKLAKEGVVFDAAHHMGSNQGAVCNPSRHMIMSGRTVWHLPHGSIKKLAPNSSQAEKDAMCPSDLANFTMAAVFNKAGYDTMRTCKNGNSYPQANEKFTVRHDATKRGATDLTGSAWHGQQVLNYLNQREKTKDQDPFLIYYGFSHPHDNREGKPELLRKYGATNQLSKDHPPQLNPEIPTPKLQSNYLARHPFPHGHPGLRDEVHAPGIWERRDEATIRNELGREYACSENIDIQIGRVLEKLEAMGELDNTYIIYTSDHGIAIGRHGLQGKQNLYEHTFRVPFIVKGPGIPAGKRVKGNIYLLDVLSTLCDLANVPIPKTNEGLSFKDVLIGKKETVRDSLYGVYAGGTKPGMRCVKKGDWKLIKYDTLDGTVRKTQLFNLKENPDELLLDHHQQPIISLTGNTPKPTQINLAKNPLYSRKLAEMEQALLMHMRDFDDPYRLWNQADEGLVKKTH; encoded by the coding sequence ATGAAAATAAAATTCACCATATTTTTTATACTTAGTTTAAGTAGCTTCATTCATGCAACAGATCGTCCCAATATACTTTTCATTTTAGCCGATGATCAATCTCCTTTTGATTTAAAAATTTATGATCCAAAATCACCACTCGATACTCCCGCTTTAGACAAACTCGCAAAAGAAGGCGTCGTCTTTGATGCGGCTCATCACATGGGCTCAAATCAAGGTGCCGTCTGTAATCCTTCTCGTCACATGATTATGTCTGGTCGCACCGTTTGGCATCTTCCTCATGGCAGTATTAAAAAATTAGCCCCTAATTCAAGCCAAGCAGAAAAAGATGCCATGTGCCCTTCTGATTTAGCAAACTTCACCATGGCCGCAGTCTTTAATAAGGCCGGCTACGATACCATGCGAACCTGTAAGAATGGTAATAGCTATCCTCAAGCTAATGAAAAGTTTACCGTCCGCCATGATGCCACCAAACGTGGCGCTACTGATTTAACTGGCAGTGCCTGGCATGGGCAGCAAGTTTTAAATTACTTAAATCAAAGGGAGAAAACTAAGGACCAAGATCCTTTCTTGATCTATTATGGCTTTTCTCACCCGCATGATAATCGCGAAGGTAAGCCTGAGCTACTCCGTAAATATGGGGCTACTAATCAACTAAGTAAAGATCATCCACCACAACTTAATCCCGAAATCCCTACGCCTAAATTACAGAGCAATTACTTAGCTCGACATCCCTTCCCCCATGGCCATCCAGGTCTCCGTGACGAAGTACACGCACCCGGCATCTGGGAACGTCGTGATGAAGCTACCATTCGCAATGAACTTGGTCGTGAATATGCCTGTAGCGAAAATATAGACATCCAAATTGGACGCGTACTCGAAAAGCTTGAAGCCATGGGCGAACTCGACAATACTTACATCATTTATACCTCAGATCATGGCATCGCTATTGGACGCCACGGTCTACAAGGAAAACAAAACCTCTATGAACATACTTTTCGCGTGCCTTTTATCGTGAAAGGCCCTGGCATCCCCGCAGGAAAGCGCGTTAAAGGCAATATATATTTACTCGATGTCTTGAGCACTCTATGTGACTTGGCAAATGTCCCGATTCCAAAAACTAATGAAGGCCTGTCCTTTAAAGATGTGCTCATAGGAAAGAAAGAAACTGTTCGAGATTCCTTATATGGCGTTTATGCCGGTGGTACCAAGCCCGGCATGCGTTGTGTAAAAAAAGGAGATTGGAAATTAATTAAATACGATACCTTAGATGGCACAGTTCGAAAAACACAACTTTTTAACTTAAAAGAAAATCCCGATGAACTTCTTCTCGATCACCACCAGCAGCCAATCATTAGTTTAACTGGAAATACTCCCAAGCCAACACAAATCAACCTTGCGAAAAACCCTCTATACTCTCGTAAATTAGCTGAAATGGAGCAAGCTTTACTCATGCATATGCGTGATTTTGATGACCCTTACCGCCTTTGGAATCAAGCTGATGAAGGCTTAGTAAAAAAGACCCATTAG
- a CDS encoding glucoamylase family protein, with translation MKHTLLFLILILSVSIKGQNSADNEFLTQLATDTWHCLDAMIDETTGFPQDTQSPGGHTNTTNIGLYLASLCVATKTGLSSDQHAYARAEKILTSLESFDRMHGFMPHIIDVQLKSRKAHGIVAISDFNKLVVGLIMVRQVWPQLQTRIDTFIGAIEWHRLYNKDTGQVSWGYDFDNDTVTGWGSLWLAADTRSAAFLMIANDAAPANIWPKMEKNLKRTAYGNILTGYGMGGLFMMAMDSIFLPEITTEIGESSGNLAWQQIRFSKKRGYPFWGWSNSYMPGSGYTEGGHLSENVITPHAIALMIEHYPKHAISALRGLVDTGGTQGPKGYENKNWGLRDAYDMKKKQWDDHYLSLDQGMLFLAISNYLHQGLVRNIYAADPLVQKGLDLVSPYMKEDPSLLDLWAKRDSTQDQPILLQEKGDNIEIPLNQINFRAKPFIQVSAKNINKTPQINVDTQANDQPIAINFKLPKVNLRGLKALEIDIDVLQASQKNIGSLRLLIIDQHDQKRYAHFELKKDQKTYRIDSDQLLGIHIQEENIKSLELIFWTNPWYYQEHKLKAKQLSLQLSKVRFWTDFDKKMNILEATEINHAHLLTQ, from the coding sequence ATGAAACACACACTTCTTTTTTTAATACTCATCCTTTCCGTTTCGATCAAAGGACAAAATTCTGCGGACAATGAATTTTTAACTCAACTTGCTACTGATACTTGGCACTGCCTCGATGCTATGATTGATGAGACTACCGGCTTTCCTCAAGACACACAATCCCCAGGAGGGCATACCAACACCACTAATATCGGCCTTTATCTGGCCTCGCTCTGTGTCGCCACAAAAACCGGACTCAGCTCAGATCAACACGCTTATGCACGCGCCGAAAAAATACTGACTTCGCTCGAAAGTTTTGATCGTATGCATGGCTTTATGCCACATATCATTGATGTACAATTAAAGTCGCGTAAAGCTCACGGTATTGTCGCCATATCAGATTTCAATAAACTTGTCGTAGGGCTCATTATGGTTCGCCAAGTGTGGCCACAACTTCAAACACGGATTGATACGTTTATTGGGGCGATAGAATGGCATCGTCTCTATAATAAGGATACTGGCCAAGTGAGCTGGGGTTATGACTTTGATAATGACACCGTCACCGGATGGGGTTCTTTATGGCTAGCTGCCGATACTCGATCCGCTGCATTTCTCATGATTGCAAACGATGCGGCCCCCGCAAATATATGGCCGAAAATGGAGAAAAACCTCAAGCGCACGGCTTACGGCAATATCTTAACTGGCTATGGTATGGGCGGCCTTTTCATGATGGCCATGGATAGTATTTTTTTACCTGAGATCACTACTGAAATCGGAGAATCTTCAGGCAATTTAGCTTGGCAGCAAATTCGATTTTCAAAAAAACGCGGCTACCCATTTTGGGGTTGGTCAAACTCATATATGCCTGGTAGTGGCTATACTGAAGGTGGTCATCTCTCAGAAAATGTGATTACTCCTCATGCGATTGCACTCATGATTGAACATTACCCAAAACATGCGATTTCTGCACTACGGGGCTTAGTCGATACCGGTGGCACACAAGGCCCTAAAGGTTATGAAAATAAAAATTGGGGCTTACGTGATGCCTACGACATGAAGAAAAAACAGTGGGATGATCACTACTTATCACTGGATCAAGGCATGTTATTTTTAGCCATCTCCAATTATCTTCATCAAGGCCTCGTTAGAAATATATACGCAGCTGATCCACTCGTACAAAAAGGTTTAGACTTAGTCAGTCCTTATATGAAAGAAGACCCTAGCCTGCTCGACTTGTGGGCTAAGCGTGACTCAACTCAAGATCAGCCTATTCTTCTCCAAGAGAAAGGCGATAATATCGAAATACCTCTTAATCAAATAAATTTTCGGGCTAAACCTTTTATCCAAGTTAGCGCAAAAAATATTAATAAGACGCCCCAAATCAATGTTGATACTCAAGCTAACGATCAGCCCATTGCCATTAACTTTAAACTCCCCAAAGTAAACCTACGAGGCTTAAAAGCACTGGAAATAGATATTGATGTCCTTCAAGCTAGCCAGAAAAATATTGGCTCTCTACGCCTACTCATAATCGATCAACATGATCAAAAACGCTATGCTCATTTTGAATTGAAGAAGGATCAAAAAACATACCGTATTGATAGTGATCAGCTCTTGGGTATCCATATCCAAGAAGAAAATATAAAATCACTGGAACTCATTTTCTGGACGAATCCATGGTATTATCAAGAGCATAAATTAAAAGCTAAGCAGCTAAGTCTACAGCTAAGTAAGGTCCGTTTCTGGACTGACTTTGACAAAAAAATGAATATCCTAGAAGCCACTGAAATAAACCATGCACACTTACTCACACAATAA